The Rosa chinensis cultivar Old Blush chromosome 7, RchiOBHm-V2, whole genome shotgun sequence DNA segment CGTTCTCTGGTTTCATTTTGATTTACCTTATCATCTCATCAATGTTTATTTCTCTATAGACTCACTACATATAACAAATGGTCATTCTTTTGCACATATGCACAGAAAATGAGAAAGAGATTGCCAGattatcattttcttttcagTCCATTTTTATTCATTGTACTCTTGAAAAAATAtcattaattattaaaaaaaactaatattcaTTCTGTCTAGTGTGGCTAGTCACTGGCTACAAAAGGACATTtacatagaaaaaaaaaactggataTATAATGAATAGAAACCCCAAATGTTGATAATTAACATTAACTTATTGGTAGTGCATATCTATCAATTATCTTCGTGTATGTGGCGATAAATAAAATCTGTTACTGCTGTATGTTGAAAATTTGGGTACGATACTGTAAAACCAATGGATAGAATTAGATACTGGGTTTGAATTGACATTGActcctatctcttttaattagTCTCTGccttattacttttttttttttgaaagagaaaCAACTTTATTAACTAAATATGATTACAATCGTATATAAGGGCATCCAGTATAAAATCTGGAGCATGAGTAAACCATTCAATATGAATATTGGAATCAAAACTAAAACCAGCTAGACAAGTCTTATTTCTTTATTAGATATATCTTGAGGTTTAATTTGTTTCCCCTTGACAAGTGCATGGGAACTAAATTCATCTTCCCCTAATACCCATTAATGTACTACGTGCAGGTTTTATTCCCTAATTTAAGGACCTTGAGAGTACATAGATGTGATCGCCCAAGCTTTTTGTTCTCATTTTCTATGCCTGAAAGTCTTGCGGAACTCAAGCATCTCGAGATATCCACATGTGAAATTATGGAAGAGCGTCTATCATCAACAAGATAATACGGCCAAGAAATTATGGATTACATGTTTTATAAGCGGGAAGATTTGAAGTTAAATGAATTGCCAAACATCACCAGATTTTGTTCAGGAAGCATAGAAAAATTGGACACAGAAGGTTGGATTAAACTTGGGGAATATAATGCTGCTATGAATAGAAATACGAACGAAATTGAAAAGACTCACTCGGAAGAGAACCTTGATATTACGAGCGAGTTGATTAATATACAATACTTCCTCTTTGACCTAAAGGTGATTAACATACATTATTTAATTATATGTCATCCATTTCTCTCAATCTTTCATTACTATACTTTTCATTTATGTCAATATATACATGAAGTTGTTACTCAGCCACcctctttaattaattttataTTCTTTTAATTTAATAACTTTATTGCACAAATTGTCATTAATCCCTTGTTGAGTTAAATATACGATACTCTTTGTAATAAGGGTTTGATGTACAATTTATAAAATAAAGTTAGTGAGTAGTTTCAGCCTCCTCTAGTTTGAAATTCTGTATATCTCGACATTCATTTTCCTTCCACTTGAAATGGTACCTTTAATTTGCAGCTAAATACATCTTCGTCTAATAGCAATTGATGTACAACATGCAGGATGTTTTCCCGAAGTTAACAACCTTGACAGTACATGAGCGTGATCGTCTAAGCTTCTTGTTCACAATTTCTATGGCCAAAAGTCTCGTGGAACTCAAACATCTCGAGATATCCACATGTGAAATCATAGAAGAGATTGTTTCATCAACAAGTGAATACTGTCAAGAAAATATGGAGAACATGTTTCCTAAGCTGGAAGAATTGAAGCTAAATAAACTTCCAAACCTCACCAGATTTTGCTCAGGAAGTTATATTCAACTTTTGTCCTTAGAAAAGTTGGATATACAAGGCTGTACCAAACTGGGCGCATTCATTTCTGATAATATTGCTATGAGTGGTAAAAATACTAGAATCTacaaagaaattgaagagaagGACTCCGAAGGGAACAACACGTTGAATACTGTACAATACTTCCTCTATGACGAAAAGGTAATTCCCATGCATGATCGATCTTTAGATCTATTTTTCTCCATATATGCATAGAGTTAATATTCCTGCACCctctttagtttttcttcttttaatcaATCGTTATTATATGGACTGTCTTTAATTCTATCGTTGGCTTAAGTATACAATACTCCTTTTAAAAAGGGTTTGATGAAAATTATAATATCGTTGAATAATTTAATTAAGAGAATTGAACTCAAGACTTCTCAAATTAAataattgaaatttgaatttgttttgggTAGTAATAATTGCATGTATGCCATATTTTAACATCTAGCAGAATTGattttatcatcatcatcatcatcttcatcatcatcatcattgctattattattattttgcaaACGTAGTTCAATAATGCTAAAATTTTCTAGCTAGTAGTCCGTTAGAGTTATATGTTGTGTTTGCTGATACAAAACAGTTGTACAATACCCTCTTTTTGTCATAAAATAGGCGAACCATACTCTTTCACAATAAACAAATATATGGTCATTTCTTAAATAGTGAATTGTGTACTACAGATGGGTTTGCCTAACTTGAAAAGCTTGGTGGTTCACCGATGTGATGGTTTACGTTTCTTATCATCCATGGCAAGAAGTCTTGTACAACTCAAACATCTTGAGATATCTGAATTTCAAATCATGGAAGTAGTATTGACCGAAGTATACAGTGAAGAGAACAAGGATAACATGTTTCCTAAGTTAGAACAATTGAAGCTAAATGATCTTCCTTTTCTCGATAGATTCTGCTCTGGAAGTTATGTTGAATTTGCATCTTTGGAGGGATTGCATTTAGAGCAGTGTACTAAATTGGAGACATTTATCTGTAATCCCTTGAGTAACAGTATTGCAAGCTCCAaagaagtagaagaaaggaACAGGGATCAGAACATTGAGACAGTTGTACCATGCCTTCTCTTTGACAAAAAGGTGAACTAATATATGTTTCTACTTCTTTCATCTTGTATTCCCAACATACTCACTTAAGAAAGCAACTAATATATGTTTCTTAACGTTTCCACAAAATGGATGTACATGCAGGTAGGGTTCCCAAAGTTAGAGAGATTGACCATCATTGGCCTACCTAAGCTTAAAACAATTTGGCACACCCAACTTGCTCCAGACTCTTTTTGCGGACTCCGGGACGTTACAGTTCAACACTGCAATAGTCTTAAATACATTTTTCCAGGCTCATTGATAGCCGATGTTTTTAATCAGCGGCTACAAAATTTGACAGTGGAGGAATGTGGAGTGGAGGAAATAATTTCCCAGGGAGGGGGACTGGAAGATCAGTTTGTCTTCCCAAACCTAATAAGtttggaatttaaaagtctatTCCAACTTAAGAGATTCTATCCAAGGATGCTTGCTTTCAGTTGGCCACTACTCAAGACATTAGTGTTGCTTGATTGTCCGAAAGTGGATATTTTTGCAGCCGAATTTGCAGGCCTTCAGAAAACACATGACTTGCGCAGTTTGGATACACCTGCAGCTAAACTGCTCACTCCGACTAAACAATCTTCTATTCTAATTAACGAGGTACGTAAGTAACCTATATGTACATGCCACCTATGACCTATTCAATGTATGTCTGTCTGACGTGCTCATACTAACATATCATGCGTGCTGATAATATTTCAGAATTCATTCCCCAAACTGGAAGATTTGACCCTTGTCCCCATGGATATTTGGTACGGTCGACCCATCTCAGCAGTGTGCTGTGAGAAAGCTGTTTTCGCTGGAATCAGTAATAGACACAGAGATGGGTCCCTCCCACATTTAAGAACGTTGAGGCTGCATGGAATGGACATGCGTCTCTGGAAGAAAACCAAACCTGCTGGCCAAAATTCTCCACGGTTGGAAATTCTAGAGGTGAAGTTTTGTAGATTGAATAATCTAGAGTTGTCTTCATTATCCTTCCAGAATCTAACAATTTTAGAAGTAACATTTTGCTGGCGATTGCAATATTTGACAACTTATTCGGTAGCTCGAGGTTTAAGGCAACTAAAAAAACTGAAAGTTGATGAATGTAAAAGTATGAAACAAATATTGGCAAGTGAAGGAATTGGGGAAGATGACAGTAATTGTGAGATTGTTTTCAGCAAGTTGCAACATTTGGAACTCAGTGATTTAACAAGTTTGGAACGCTTTTGCTCAAGAAATTGCACTGTGAAGGTCCCAACCTTGGAAACTGTAGAGGTAAATTGGTGCTCGATCAAGTTGAAGGTTTCTTCTTCTGGCATACTAGTAGTAGATTCCAATATGCATCTGGATGTACAAAAGTCACATTCTAGTAAAGAGGTAAGGGAAATGTATTTCCTAACTGCGTCCTTTAAAAATTTTTAAATGCAACTTTGATAACTGAAATCAAATCTTCTTGTAGGCTTTCAATACCACTGAGTCTACTTGTAGCTCGGAAAAAACTCAGAAACAACCTGTCACAAACTCCTCTGAAGAAGCTGAACATATTGAGTTTAATGCACGGGAACTCCATGATGATAGCCTTATTGAACGTTTGAAGGAAGAATTCAGGGCCAGTAAAGCAGACATCAGACGTTTGGAGGAAGAATTAAGGGCCGAAAAAGCAGAGAGGAGAGATCATAGTGCACTTCTGTAAGCAAACTCTCCAGATCATAGTGCAGCCCTTGTTGACTGCAGCAGACCAAGGTTTGGGGAATGGCAAAGTTGAATTCTTGTATAGCATTGAACCTCCGTTAGTTGTTGGCCTTAAACTTTTTAGCTCCTTTTTGCTGTCCGTTATTTATGGTGCCCTTGATTAGATAATAACCTTGTATCCGATATGCATCATCTGTCATGTGTGACTATTCCTTTTGGTTTGCGTTGTTGCTCTTTTCCTCTATGCAAATGCCTTTTATGCTGTATGCATTGTACTGCTTTTACTGCATCTGTTAATGTGTTGTAGTTATGGTTCTGAGTTTGGTGCTATTCCCGGGTAGCCAGTTATCTGGTGGTTATGTGTATTGTGTACGAAGTGAGTACTCTTTCTCCTGTGTTATTTGGTGAGTCTTGTGTGTGGGTTTTGAGTTTATGGGAAGACTAACGATAATGTGCAATACAATTTAACGAGTTATTTTCATTCTGAAAACAAATTTTAGTTTCATAACATCATAGTACTGACAACCACATCAACTTCACAACAAACAAACATCGTATTATCACTAATCTTTAGAGTTCTCAACTTCACAACAAACAAACATTGGATCATCAATTAATTTACACAGTTGATGAAGTGACTGAAGGATCCCAAGACAACTACAGAGTGACAAGAAACTTGAATGCTTACAATGAGATTCTACCATGCAAACGCAGGCAACACATATAATGGGTAAGCATCAAATTTGGAAGCAAGAGCTTGCACGGATGATAATCTGCTATATCTGCAAAACTACCAATCCCTCGTTCAGTGGCATGGATCCCACCAGTGGTTAAAATTGATTTCATTGCAGCTACATTAGCGCCCTTGATGTCATGATGAAGAGAGTCACTCACTGCAATAGAATCAGCAGGGTCTACACCAACATAGGCCATAGCTAATATGTAGATGATATGTAAAAAGGTGCAAACTTCACTAGTCAGGGAAGGACACCGATTGAAGAAAATGTACACTGATGAATACAATATTACTAGCAAAGATAAATACTATAGAAAGTCTCTGTATCTTGAGCGAGCACATTTAGATACTTGGAGGTAAACCTAGAAAAAGGCTGTGAGTCTGTGCAAATGCAATACTTATTGAGGTAATTAAATATCAACATATATAATCGAGTTGACAAGGGTACCAGACCAATGTGACTATATCACCTTATCAGCCTTTCCCATCCATTTCACTTCACCCCCGAGCTCTTCATATTTAGCAGCCAGAGTCCCTAATACGAGGAAAAATTATATACATGAGGCCCAAGTAATTTGAATAATTTGGATATCAGGAAGCATCATATTCCTATCGTAAGCCCAAGACGTTAACTGATATATGCAATTCTATATCA contains these protein-coding regions:
- the LOC112180753 gene encoding uncharacterized protein LOC112180753, with product MDYMFYKREDLKLNELPNITRFCSGSIEKLDTEGWIKLGEYNAAMNRNTNEIEKTHSEENLDITSELINIQYFLFDLKDVFPKLTTLTVHERDRLSFLFTISMAKSLVELKHLEISTCEIIEEIVSSTSEYCQENMENMFPKLEELKLNKLPNLTRFCSGSYIQLLSLEKLDIQGCTKLGAFISDNIAMSGKNTRIYKEIEEKDSEGNNTLNTVQYFLYDEKMGLPNLKSLVVHRCDGLRFLSSMARSLVQLKHLEISEFQIMEVVLTEVYSEENKDNMFPKLEQLKLNDLPFLDRFCSGSYVEFASLEGLHLEQCTKLETFICNPLSNSIASSKEVEERNRDQNIETVVPCLLFDKKVGFPKLERLTIIGLPKLKTIWHTQLAPDSFCGLRDVTVQHCNSLKYIFPGSLIADVFNQRLQNLTVEECGVEEIISQGGGLEDQFVFPNLISLEFKSLFQLKRFYPRMLAFSWPLLKTLVLLDCPKVDIFAAEFAGLQKTHDLRSLDTPAAKLLTPTKQSSILINENSFPKLEDLTLVPMDIWYGRPISAVCCEKAVFAGISNRHRDGSLPHLRTLRLHGMDMRLWKKTKPAGQNSPRLEILEVKFCRLNNLELSSLSFQNLTILEVTFCWRLQYLTTYSVARGLRQLKKLKVDECKSMKQILASEGIGEDDSNCEIVFSKLQHLELSDLTSLERFCSRNCTVKVPTLETVEVNWCSIKLKVSSSGILVVDSNMHLDVQKSHSSKEAFNTTESTCSSEKTQKQPVTNSSEEAEHIEFNARELHDDSLIERLKEEFRASKADIRRLEEELRAEKAERRDHSALL